A window from Chryseobacterium vaccae encodes these proteins:
- a CDS encoding metal-dependent transcriptional regulator, with protein sequence MKTTLTEENYLKALFHLVDNEGKVTINELSKFLNVKMPSVNNMMKKFAEKKWVIYETYKPLLITENGKREAALVVRKHRLTEMFLVKKMNFGWENVHEIAEQLEHVHSQIFFDKMDEILDYPKFDPHGEPIPDKDGNIIAQDLQKLSSCEVGETAIFASVTLSDDAFLSYLNDRKLLLNTKVKIIKIENFDKSMTIEIGGRKEILSKKATEKILIKK encoded by the coding sequence TTGAAAACAACATTAACAGAAGAAAATTATCTGAAGGCTTTGTTTCATTTAGTTGACAATGAAGGGAAAGTGACGATTAACGAACTCAGCAAATTTTTAAACGTAAAAATGCCGAGTGTGAATAACATGATGAAGAAATTCGCAGAGAAAAAATGGGTCATCTACGAAACCTATAAACCTTTACTCATCACAGAAAACGGAAAACGCGAAGCCGCCTTGGTAGTCCGAAAACACAGACTTACCGAAATGTTCCTGGTTAAGAAAATGAATTTCGGCTGGGAAAACGTTCACGAAATTGCCGAGCAGCTGGAACATGTACATTCTCAGATCTTTTTTGATAAAATGGACGAAATTCTGGATTACCCGAAATTTGATCCACATGGAGAACCTATTCCGGATAAAGATGGAAACATTATCGCACAGGACCTGCAGAAATTAAGCAGCTGTGAGGTTGGAGAAACAGCAATTTTCGCTTCGGTTACTCTTTCTGATGATGCTTTTTTAAGTTATTTGAATGACAGAAAACTCCTCCTTAATACCAAAGTGAAGATTATTAAAATTGAAAACTTTGATAAATCGATGACCATAGAAATCGGTGGCAGAAAAGAAATTCTCAGCAAAAAGGCTACCGAAAAAATATTAATTAAAAAATAG
- the blaIND gene encoding IND family subclass B1 metallo-beta-lactamase translates to MKKSIQFFIVSMLLSPFAGAQVRDFVIEPPIKPNLYIYKTFGVFGGKEYSTNAMYLITKKGVVLFDVPWQKTQYQSLMDTIKKRHNLPVIAVFATHSHADRAGDLSFYNNKGIKTYATEKTNELLKKEGKATSNTIIKTGKTYRIGGEEFVVDFLGEGHTADNVVVWFPKYNILDGGCLVKSKAATDLGYTAEANVEQWPHTMEKLKSKYSQATLIVPGHDEWKGGGHVEHTLELLNKK, encoded by the coding sequence ATGAAAAAAAGCATTCAGTTTTTTATCGTCTCCATGCTGTTAAGCCCTTTTGCAGGTGCTCAGGTAAGAGATTTTGTTATTGAGCCCCCTATAAAACCCAATCTTTATATTTATAAAACTTTCGGTGTGTTTGGAGGGAAAGAATACTCTACCAATGCCATGTATCTTATTACAAAGAAAGGAGTTGTTCTGTTCGATGTTCCATGGCAGAAAACACAATATCAAAGCCTGATGGATACCATAAAAAAACGCCATAACCTGCCTGTTATTGCGGTATTTGCTACCCATTCACATGCAGACAGAGCCGGAGACCTGAGTTTTTATAACAACAAAGGAATCAAAACCTATGCTACTGAAAAAACCAATGAACTACTGAAGAAAGAAGGAAAAGCAACATCGAACACCATTATAAAAACCGGAAAAACATACCGTATAGGAGGAGAAGAATTTGTAGTGGATTTTCTTGGAGAAGGACATACTGCTGATAATGTAGTGGTATGGTTTCCTAAATACAACATACTGGATGGCGGATGTCTTGTTAAAAGTAAGGCAGCCACAGACCTAGGCTACACCGCAGAAGCCAACGTAGAGCAATGGCCTCATACGATGGAAAAACTGAAATCCAAATATTCCCAGGCTACTTTGATTGTTCCCGGGCATGATGAATGGAAAGGAGGCGGGCACGTAGAGCATACGCTGGAACTGTTGAATAAAAAATAA
- a CDS encoding TssN family type VI secretion system protein has product MEISSVKGIFLRYILMPLIAVIMMSILGVIRRNKPAIKIKVIIVYVLLCSLCLALPGIFGFAGNLFNPYWYLIAQVIFLILGIIHVNLMHRYFRKHIDSVGMSILFESILSLTCIAFGGYLFTLIFNLINKGNGNAVMSATSMAIFVVPMVFYYCYIQFISIPFDIYKTWKYSPDQRLPDFEGADFDRLMVLNVELSKNLEDANRFRIKAKTLPTGITFGDWFYRVVDDYNHKNPGSIIHLSDVEKEPYYWIFYTKKSFFSFRKYIDFDQDITTNGISENEVVICKRVIQHEEEGVIRRS; this is encoded by the coding sequence ATGGAAATTTCTTCAGTAAAAGGTATTTTTTTAAGGTATATATTAATGCCTTTAATAGCAGTTATTATGATGTCCATACTCGGGGTGATCAGAAGAAACAAACCTGCTATCAAAATTAAAGTAATTATTGTATACGTTCTTCTGTGCAGTTTATGTCTGGCTCTTCCCGGAATTTTCGGATTTGCGGGAAATCTTTTTAATCCGTACTGGTATCTTATTGCACAGGTGATTTTCCTTATTTTGGGTATTATTCATGTGAATTTAATGCACAGATATTTCAGAAAGCATATTGATTCTGTAGGAATGAGTATTTTATTTGAGTCGATTCTTTCATTAACATGTATTGCCTTCGGAGGATATTTGTTTACCCTGATTTTCAACTTGATCAATAAAGGGAATGGAAATGCAGTGATGTCTGCTACAAGTATGGCAATTTTTGTGGTTCCTATGGTATTTTATTACTGTTATATTCAGTTTATCAGTATTCCTTTCGATATTTATAAAACATGGAAATATTCACCGGATCAGAGACTTCCGGATTTTGAAGGAGCTGACTTTGACCGTTTAATGGTTCTGAATGTGGAATTAAGCAAAAACTTAGAAGATGCCAACCGTTTTAGAATTAAAGCCAAAACACTTCCCACGGGAATTACTTTTGGAGACTGGTTCTACAGGGTTGTAGATGATTACAACCATAAAAATCCAGGTTCTATCATCCACCTCTCCGATGTTGAAAAAGAACCATATTATTGGATTTTTTACACTAAAAAGTCGTTTTTCAGCTTTAGAAAATATATTGATTTCGACCAGGATATCACTACGAACGGCATTTCAGAAAATGAAGTGGTGATTTGTAAAAGAGTTATCCAGCACGAGGAAGAAGGCGTTATAAGAAGATCATAA
- a CDS encoding type VI secretion system baseplate subunit TssG — MNYNKLQTDFKAEAVAVNLLKYHRAVSNIFIERIGINDRAYLKDIKSISSSYLGFDEEVFTIETYREGVYDYLPEGLFHPPSLGASRKNVDTVVREIRKQKRVEDDARKFFKPFELEIFFTEISALLKESEFDITSNTDALLETVSELWPLVRMLDQQNAYIFIHILPFFHQIRGDKRWFERCMTAFLQVPVEVTFTPNIIDKIEKNDDSMLLGNSRLGVTYIPSGKHMDGQRNWVVNIGPIPYHEMEKYIPGNPFRKVLQALYDYFLPVTVDVEENFITEKQEYSFCLEDNERNASRLGYSTFL; from the coding sequence ATGAATTACAATAAGCTGCAGACGGACTTTAAAGCAGAAGCAGTGGCTGTAAACCTTTTGAAATACCATCGCGCGGTAAGCAATATATTTATTGAACGGATTGGGATTAACGACCGTGCTTACCTGAAAGACATTAAAAGTATTTCAAGCAGTTATTTAGGATTTGATGAGGAAGTATTTACGATAGAAACCTATAGGGAAGGCGTGTATGATTACCTTCCTGAAGGGTTGTTTCATCCACCTTCATTGGGAGCTTCCCGAAAGAATGTGGATACGGTAGTCCGTGAGATCCGTAAACAGAAAAGAGTAGAAGATGATGCCCGTAAGTTTTTCAAGCCTTTTGAGCTGGAAATATTTTTTACGGAGATCAGCGCATTGCTGAAAGAATCTGAGTTTGATATCACCAGCAATACTGATGCATTGTTGGAAACAGTGAGTGAACTATGGCCTCTGGTGAGAATGCTTGACCAGCAGAATGCCTATATTTTCATTCATATCCTGCCGTTTTTCCATCAGATAAGAGGTGATAAGAGATGGTTTGAAAGATGTATGACAGCTTTTCTTCAGGTTCCGGTAGAAGTTACTTTTACGCCTAACATCATAGACAAGATTGAGAAAAATGATGATTCTATGTTATTGGGGAATTCCAGGTTAGGAGTAACGTATATTCCGAGCGGAAAACATATGGACGGGCAAAGGAACTGGGTGGTGAATATAGGCCCGATTCCTTATCATGAAATGGAAAAATATATTCCTGGCAACCCGTTCAGGAAAGTACTGCAAGCCCTTTATGATTATTTTCTTCCTGTAACCGTAGATGTGGAAGAAAATTTCATTACAGAGAAACAGGAATATTCATTCTGTCTGGAAGATAATGAAAGAAACGCCAGCCGTCTCGGATACTCTACATTCCTCTAA
- a CDS encoding S1/P1 nuclease, with protein MKSIYSKILILAFISSSLYSYAWGLTGHRVIAEIAENHLSGKTRREIKKIMGKERLAYWANWPDFIKSDTTGVWKQASSWHYVNIDPQVDFKAFDQNLKLQAGPSLYTQINTLSSQIKDAKTSEKDRKIALIFLIHIMGDLAQPLHVGRAEDLGGNKINVTYFGDKTNLHSVWDGKLVDSQKYSYTEYAKLLDIKSKDEVKQIQTGTVEDWLYDSHKIANKIYAQTPDGSKLSYDYQYKFNDTMERQLLYGGLRLAKLLNELF; from the coding sequence ATGAAAAGTATTTATTCTAAAATTCTGATTTTAGCATTCATCTCCTCTTCACTTTATTCTTATGCATGGGGACTTACAGGACACAGAGTTATCGCAGAGATTGCAGAAAACCACCTGTCGGGGAAAACAAGAAGGGAGATCAAAAAAATAATGGGCAAAGAAAGACTGGCGTACTGGGCCAACTGGCCGGATTTCATTAAGTCTGATACTACAGGTGTTTGGAAACAGGCTTCATCATGGCATTATGTAAATATCGATCCGCAGGTTGATTTTAAAGCATTTGACCAAAACTTAAAGCTTCAGGCAGGTCCAAGTCTTTACACCCAGATCAACACCTTATCCAGCCAGATTAAAGATGCTAAAACTTCTGAAAAAGACAGAAAAATTGCCTTGATTTTCCTGATCCACATCATGGGAGACCTTGCACAGCCTCTGCACGTAGGAAGAGCCGAAGATCTTGGTGGAAATAAAATTAATGTAACGTATTTTGGAGACAAAACCAATCTTCACTCTGTATGGGATGGAAAGCTTGTAGATTCTCAGAAATACAGCTATACAGAATATGCAAAACTTTTAGACATCAAATCTAAGGATGAAGTAAAACAAATCCAAACCGGAACTGTAGAAGACTGGCTGTATGATTCTCATAAAATCGCCAACAAAATCTATGCACAGACGCCGGATGGCTCAAAATTATCTTACGACTACCAGTATAAATTCAATGATACAATGGAAAGACAGCTTCTGTACGGTGGATTAAGACTGGCTAAACTATTGAATGAGTTGTTTTAA
- a CDS encoding PQQ-dependent sugar dehydrogenase — MIKIFTFAIAVFINIQVFAQTNDYSVREVKSGLYIPWEMVSAPDGSIWFTQRHGAISRLNPVTGEMKQLIFEQGVSINNGEGGMLGLALHPDFPNIPEVFCSYNYLLNGNDYREKLVVYEYNPVTDVLTFKRLIKDSIEANVIHNGSRLLISNNKLYMTTGDANDLSFPQNTASLNGKILRYNLDGSIPSDNPIPGSAVWSFGHRNPQGLAMMGTKLVSSEHGPSNDDEINIIEAGRNYGWPNVEGYCNLPAEATFCNANNVYEPAKSWTPTIAVCGIEFYTHPLFPQWQNKLLLASLKNQALYVLTFNADQNAVISQVDIPEVSFGRIRDVMAAPNGKIYVSTSNSNNVNNKIDKIYEIYDPTPTSLGTGETISFKNNWVATPVPANNTITIQNKLNHATAEIDLVDISGKLIKQVHFQGKQMQIDISSLAAGFYYLKIKEKGSVSQVLKIQKL, encoded by the coding sequence ATGATAAAAATTTTTACGTTCGCCATTGCTGTATTTATTAATATTCAAGTTTTTGCCCAAACAAACGACTATTCCGTAAGAGAAGTTAAAAGCGGGTTATATATTCCTTGGGAAATGGTGAGTGCGCCTGATGGCAGCATCTGGTTCACGCAAAGACACGGTGCCATTTCGAGACTCAATCCGGTTACCGGTGAAATGAAGCAGCTTATCTTTGAACAGGGCGTGTCTATCAATAATGGTGAAGGAGGAATGCTTGGTTTAGCCCTGCATCCCGATTTTCCTAATATCCCGGAAGTATTCTGCTCTTACAATTATCTGCTTAATGGAAATGATTATCGTGAAAAATTAGTGGTATATGAATATAATCCGGTTACAGATGTACTTACCTTTAAAAGATTGATAAAAGATAGTATTGAGGCTAATGTCATTCACAATGGCAGCCGTTTGCTCATTAGCAATAATAAACTGTATATGACTACAGGTGATGCAAATGATCTGAGCTTTCCTCAGAATACAGCATCACTCAACGGTAAAATTCTACGCTATAACCTTGACGGGAGTATCCCCAGCGATAATCCTATACCCGGATCAGCCGTATGGAGTTTTGGGCATCGCAATCCGCAAGGACTGGCTATGATGGGCACTAAACTCGTTAGCAGTGAGCACGGTCCTAGCAACGATGACGAGATCAACATCATAGAAGCCGGCAGGAACTATGGCTGGCCCAACGTTGAAGGCTATTGCAATTTACCTGCAGAGGCCACTTTTTGCAACGCCAACAATGTTTATGAACCGGCCAAATCCTGGACCCCAACGATTGCCGTATGCGGTATTGAGTTTTATACTCACCCGCTCTTCCCGCAGTGGCAAAATAAATTACTCCTGGCTTCACTGAAAAATCAGGCCTTATATGTACTGACTTTCAATGCTGATCAAAACGCTGTCATTTCACAAGTGGATATACCTGAGGTAAGTTTTGGAAGAATAAGAGATGTGATGGCTGCCCCTAATGGGAAAATATATGTCAGTACCAGTAACTCCAACAATGTGAACAACAAGATTGATAAAATTTATGAAATATATGACCCTACACCCACCAGCCTGGGTACAGGAGAAACAATTTCCTTTAAAAATAATTGGGTAGCAACCCCTGTTCCTGCCAATAATACGATCACGATACAAAACAAATTGAATCATGCCACTGCAGAGATTGATCTGGTTGATATAAGCGGAAAGCTCATTAAACAAGTACATTTTCAAGGAAAACAAATGCAGATAGATATTAGTAGTCTGGCAGCTGGATTCTATTATTTGAAGATTAAGGAAAAAGGTTCTGTATCACAAGTTTTAAAAATTCAGAAGTTATAA
- a CDS encoding sigma-70 family RNA polymerase sigma factor, producing MRQLKITKQVTNRETASLDKYLQEIGKVELITADEEVELAQRIRAGDRAALEKLIKANLRFVVSVSKQYQNQGLSLPDLINEGNLGLMKAAKRYDETRGFKFISYAVWWIRQSILQALAEQSRIVRLPLNKIGSINKINKAYAHLEQENERPPSPEELAEVLDMSEEDIKESMKNSGRHLSMDAPLVEGEDSNLYDVLRSGESPSPDKDLMLESLQIEIERALNTLTPREADLVRLYFGLNGKHPMTLEEIGETFDLTRERVRQIKEKAIKRLKHNTRSKILKSYLGK from the coding sequence ATGAGACAATTAAAAATCACTAAGCAGGTTACCAACAGGGAAACTGCTTCATTAGACAAGTATTTGCAGGAAATTGGTAAAGTGGAACTGATCACTGCGGACGAAGAAGTAGAATTGGCACAAAGAATACGTGCAGGCGACAGAGCAGCACTGGAGAAATTAATCAAAGCCAACCTTCGTTTCGTAGTTTCCGTATCCAAACAATACCAAAATCAAGGTCTTTCTTTACCCGATTTGATCAATGAAGGTAATTTAGGATTGATGAAAGCAGCAAAAAGGTACGATGAAACTAGAGGTTTCAAATTTATCTCTTACGCGGTTTGGTGGATTCGTCAGTCAATTTTGCAGGCGTTAGCAGAACAATCCAGAATTGTAAGGCTTCCGTTGAACAAAATCGGCTCCATCAATAAAATCAACAAAGCATACGCTCACCTTGAGCAGGAAAATGAAAGACCACCTTCTCCGGAAGAATTGGCTGAAGTTCTTGACATGAGTGAAGAGGATATTAAAGAATCAATGAAAAACTCCGGAAGACACCTGTCTATGGATGCGCCTTTAGTAGAAGGTGAAGATTCTAATCTTTATGATGTTTTACGTTCAGGAGAATCTCCAAGCCCGGACAAAGACCTGATGCTTGAATCTCTTCAGATTGAAATTGAAAGAGCACTGAATACTCTTACTCCGAGAGAAGCTGATTTAGTAAGACTTTATTTCGGACTGAACGGAAAACATCCGATGACTTTAGAAGAAATCGGGGAAACTTTCGATCTTACAAGAGAGAGAGTTCGTCAGATCAAAGAAAAAGCGATCAAGAGACTAAAACATAATACCAGAAGTAAGATCTTAAAATCTTATTTAGGTAAATAA
- a CDS encoding GNAT family N-acetyltransferase, whose protein sequence is MRYTTQWLTDSERIKELISFFITHKTDSYISHGEIISGRALSPGQWNPDLETILQAQFSDDFKGSGTELKILIAENDQNEIIGILVFHLINGFKKYAVLEDMLLDQSYRGQSIGSMLLEKAVEESKNWNISFIMLESGVNNAGAHHFFGKYGFKKVSENYILNL, encoded by the coding sequence ATGAGATATACCACACAATGGCTTACAGACAGTGAACGGATTAAAGAACTGATCAGTTTCTTTATCACCCATAAAACAGATTCTTATATTTCTCACGGTGAGATCATTTCCGGAAGAGCTTTAAGCCCGGGACAATGGAATCCAGATCTTGAAACAATATTACAAGCCCAGTTTTCAGACGATTTTAAAGGTTCAGGGACTGAATTAAAAATTCTGATCGCGGAGAATGATCAAAATGAGATCATCGGGATATTGGTTTTTCATCTCATCAATGGCTTTAAAAAATATGCTGTTCTGGAAGATATGCTGCTAGACCAGTCTTACAGGGGACAGTCTATCGGAAGTATGCTGCTGGAAAAAGCGGTGGAAGAATCAAAAAACTGGAATATCAGTTTTATCATGCTTGAAAGCGGTGTAAACAATGCGGGAGCTCATCATTTTTTCGGAAAATATGGTTTTAAAAAAGTATCCGAAAATTATATATTAAATCTGTAA
- a CDS encoding FAD-dependent monooxygenase → MDTISIIGAGIGGLALGNVLKQKGYDFTIYESAPEIKPVGAGIMMAVNAMQIFDQLGLKGKIENAGNKIHGISITDPFFKTISKTDITAFEKKYNSCNVAIHRADLQKIMAENIGFESIQLNHSLLQIEKQENYVLHFEGHSKESKIVFGADGIKSKVREQILKTGTIRNAGQKCWRGITHFDLPSKFLHEAFEMWGKGKRFGFVQISEEKVYWYACINEKNFDEKLDVAIIFNDFDPLVINLIKATPKENIICNEIADLSPIPQWHFENLCLTGDAAHATTPNMGQGACQAIEDAYIIGKLLEKNKDFNSVFEEFQRIRRKKVDYIVSTSRTIGKISQWEHGNKLRNLLMRLTPDSMNQKTVEKIIQLE, encoded by the coding sequence ATGGATACTATTTCAATTATAGGAGCAGGAATCGGTGGACTGGCATTGGGAAATGTACTGAAGCAGAAGGGATATGATTTCACCATTTATGAATCTGCCCCGGAGATAAAACCCGTAGGAGCCGGAATCATGATGGCTGTCAACGCAATGCAGATCTTTGATCAGCTCGGTCTTAAAGGAAAAATTGAAAATGCTGGAAATAAAATCCACGGGATCTCTATTACAGATCCATTTTTTAAAACAATTTCAAAGACAGATATCACAGCATTTGAAAAAAAATATAATTCTTGTAATGTAGCCATACACAGAGCCGATCTGCAAAAGATTATGGCAGAAAATATAGGTTTTGAATCTATTCAGCTCAATCATTCTCTCCTGCAGATTGAAAAGCAAGAAAATTATGTGCTGCATTTCGAGGGACATTCAAAAGAAAGCAAAATTGTTTTCGGGGCAGATGGCATAAAATCAAAGGTCCGGGAACAGATCCTGAAAACGGGAACCATCAGAAATGCAGGGCAAAAATGCTGGCGCGGGATAACCCATTTCGATCTTCCTTCAAAATTTCTCCATGAAGCTTTTGAAATGTGGGGCAAAGGAAAACGTTTTGGATTTGTGCAGATTTCAGAGGAAAAAGTCTACTGGTACGCATGCATCAATGAAAAAAACTTTGACGAAAAACTAGATGTAGCTATAATTTTCAATGATTTTGATCCCTTAGTAATCAATCTTATTAAGGCTACACCAAAAGAAAATATTATCTGTAATGAAATTGCAGACCTCTCTCCCATTCCCCAATGGCATTTTGAAAACCTTTGTCTTACCGGAGATGCAGCTCATGCCACAACTCCTAATATGGGTCAGGGAGCCTGCCAGGCTATTGAAGATGCCTATATTATTGGTAAACTGCTGGAAAAAAATAAGGATTTCAACAGTGTTTTTGAAGAGTTTCAAAGAATCAGAAGAAAAAAAGTAGATTATATCGTCAGTACGAGCCGCACAATAGGGAAAATCTCGCAATGGGAACACGGAAATAAGCTCCGTAATTTGTTGATGCGCTTAACTCCTGACAGCATGAATCAGAAAACCGTTGAAAAAATTATTCAGCTGGAATGA
- a CDS encoding alpha/beta hydrolase family protein, translating to MKKIIYLALLLTIGLQMTRAQQVPLLDRQLFFGNPEISGGQLSPDGKWISFTKEYGGIMNIWVKKIDEPFDKARPLTDSKRPLSGYFWSEDGKYILFAKDNNGDENINIFAVDPMAKVTNGVPEARNLTPLKEVAAQIYMASRKDPDLLMVGLNNRDKAWHDLYSLKISTGELKKIFENKDRITSYNFDWDEKLRILYRTDEKGTTQFLYKDGDQLTPIYETLVTEEAYIADWNENNSKFYLVTDKGNLDKSALFLMDPKTKQITKVEDDPKGKVDFGGLFIDRNTRKIISTSYTGDKTEMYWKDKTWEINYKFLQSKFPGREVNFASPTKDYSKFLISVWGDKYAPEAYFFDAKTKQLIFQYTPRTELKKVEQYLAPMTPISYKSSDGLEIPAYLTLPTGSSGKNVPVVILIHGGPKGPRDYWGYNSTVQFLANRGYAVLQPNFRASGGYGKKFKNDGDLQWGKLMQDDITWGVKYLIDKGIADKNKVVIMGGSYGGYATLAGLAFTPDLYAGGVDIVGPSNLFTLLDSVPAYWESARASLYGMIGDPNTEEGKKAIRAASPLFSVDKIVKPLLIIQGANDPRVKQAEADQIVIALRDRGKKVNYILANDEGHGFRKPVNNMAMYAETEKFLSEVIGGRYQKEMPEDVAKRLKEMTVDIKKVTYTPAAKTDEAKK from the coding sequence ATGAAAAAAATCATTTACCTCGCACTCCTCTTAACGATAGGGTTACAGATGACACGAGCGCAACAGGTTCCTTTGCTGGACAGACAGTTGTTTTTTGGAAACCCTGAAATTTCCGGTGGCCAGCTGAGTCCGGACGGAAAATGGATATCCTTTACCAAAGAATACGGAGGAATCATGAACATCTGGGTAAAAAAAATTGATGAACCTTTTGATAAGGCACGTCCATTAACGGACAGCAAACGTCCGCTAAGCGGATACTTCTGGTCTGAAGATGGAAAATACATCCTCTTTGCAAAAGACAATAACGGTGATGAAAACATCAATATTTTCGCTGTAGATCCAATGGCAAAAGTAACGAACGGAGTTCCTGAAGCAAGAAATTTAACCCCGCTTAAAGAGGTAGCCGCTCAGATCTATATGGCCAGCAGAAAAGATCCTGATTTGTTGATGGTCGGTCTGAATAACCGCGATAAGGCATGGCATGACCTGTATTCATTGAAAATATCTACCGGGGAACTGAAAAAGATCTTCGAAAATAAAGACCGTATTACAAGCTATAATTTCGATTGGGATGAAAAGCTAAGAATTTTATACAGAACGGATGAAAAAGGAACCACTCAATTTTTGTATAAAGACGGTGATCAACTAACTCCTATTTATGAAACCCTGGTAACGGAAGAAGCTTATATTGCAGACTGGAATGAGAATAACAGCAAGTTTTATTTGGTAACTGATAAAGGAAATCTGGATAAATCAGCATTATTCCTGATGGACCCGAAAACCAAACAGATCACCAAAGTAGAAGATGACCCTAAAGGAAAAGTTGATTTCGGAGGACTATTTATAGACAGAAATACCAGAAAAATCATTTCCACTTCTTATACAGGAGATAAAACAGAAATGTACTGGAAAGATAAAACATGGGAAATAAACTATAAATTTTTACAAAGTAAATTTCCGGGAAGAGAGGTTAATTTTGCCAGCCCTACTAAAGATTATTCAAAATTCCTGATCTCAGTCTGGGGCGACAAATATGCTCCTGAAGCCTATTTCTTTGATGCCAAAACCAAACAGCTGATCTTCCAGTACACACCAAGAACCGAATTAAAGAAAGTAGAACAGTACCTGGCTCCTATGACTCCTATTTCTTATAAGAGCAGTGACGGGCTTGAAATTCCAGCTTATCTGACCTTGCCGACAGGTTCTTCTGGAAAGAATGTTCCGGTAGTAATCTTAATACATGGAGGACCAAAAGGACCTAGAGATTATTGGGGATACAATTCAACGGTACAGTTTTTAGCCAACAGAGGCTATGCGGTACTTCAGCCTAACTTCAGAGCCAGTGGAGGTTATGGTAAAAAGTTTAAGAATGACGGGGATCTTCAATGGGGAAAACTAATGCAGGATGATATTACTTGGGGCGTAAAATATCTGATTGATAAAGGCATCGCTGATAAAAATAAAGTCGTGATCATGGGAGGAAGCTATGGCGGTTATGCTACTCTGGCAGGGCTTGCTTTTACGCCTGATCTGTATGCCGGAGGTGTGGATATCGTGGGACCAAGCAACTTGTTTACACTTTTAGACTCTGTTCCTGCTTATTGGGAATCAGCCCGCGCTTCTCTTTACGGAATGATTGGCGATCCGAATACAGAAGAAGGTAAAAAGGCCATCCGTGCAGCGAGTCCACTGTTCAGTGTTGATAAAATTGTAAAGCCTCTTCTGATTATCCAGGGAGCCAATGACCCGAGAGTAAAACAGGCAGAAGCTGATCAGATTGTGATTGCCCTTCGTGACAGAGGAAAAAAAGTAAATTACATCCTGGCTAATGATGAAGGACACGGATTCAGAAAACCGGTAAATAATATGGCCATGTATGCTGAGACAGAAAAATTCCTGTCAGAAGTGATTGGAGGAAGATATCAGAAAGAAATGCCTGAAGATGTAGCCAAACGTCTGAAAGAAATGACTGTTGATATTAAAAAGGTAACTTATACACCTGCAGCAAAAACTGACGAAGCAAAGAAATAA